GTCCGCCGCCGACGCGCGTCGTGTAGGCCTTGGTGATGCCGAGCACGTAGTGCAGCATCGTCGGACCGACGCCAGCACCCGCTGCAGCGGCACCCGCCACGCAGTTGCTCGACGTGACGAAGGGATAGGTACCATGGTCGATATCGAGCAGCGTGCCTTGTGCACCCTCGAACAGCAGGTTGGAACCCGCCTTGTTCGCTTCGTACAGTGCGCGCGGCACGTCGGCCACCAGCTTTTCGATACGAGGCGCCAGCGCGAGCGCACCGTCAAGCGTTTCCTGGAAGTCGACCTTGGGTGCGCCGAAGTACTGCGTCAGCACGAAGTTGTGATAGTCGAGTATCTCGGCCAGCTTGGCTGCAAAGCGCGTCGGACGCAGCAGGTCCTGCAGGCGCAACGCACGGCGCGCCACCTTGTCCTCGTAGGCCGGGCCGATACCGCGGCCGGTGGTACCGATCTTGTTCTCGCCCTTGGCCGTCTCGCGCGCACGATCAAGTGCCTGGTGATAGGGCAGGATCAGCGGACAGGCCTCGGATATGCGCAGGCGCGCCGCAACATCGACACCGGCGGCTTCCAGTTCGTCCATCTCGGACAACAGCGCCTCCGGTGAGAGCACGACACCATTGCCGATATAGCAAGCGACGCCTTCGCGCAGCACGCCGCTCGGAATCAGGTGCAAAACGGTTTTCTTGCCGCCGATCACCAGCGTGTGGCCGGCGTTGTGACCGCCCTGGAAGCGCACCACACCCTGTACCGAGTCGGTCAGCCAGTCGACGACCTTGCCCTTGCCCTCGTCGCCCCACTGACTGCCGACGACCACTACATTCTTTGCCATGCTCTAAACCTTTCTATCGAGCGACACGATCTGCCACTCACCTTCGACGAATTCCAATTGGCGGTCACATGCAAGTTCGGCGACATCGGCCGAATGACCCGGCAGGTCGATCACCACGATTTCGCCAGCGTCGCGCAGTGCGCGAACCCGCTGCATCAGCACGACATCATGGCCATGCGGCGCACGGATGCCCTGCCGCCGTTCGAGTTGCGGCGCCTGCCGCGCCAACTGTCGCAGATCCAGGCTGAACCCGGTCGCAGGACGCGCACGGCCGAAACTTCGGCCCACCTCATCGTAGCGCCCGCCAAGCGCGATCGCCTGCGCCTGACCGGCACAGTATGCGGCGAACGTGATTCCGCTGTGGTAGTGATAGCCGCGCAGGTCTGCCAGGTCGAAACCGAGCACATCAGTATCGACCGACGCACCTACGCGCTCAAGCTCGGCCAGTGCGGTCGAAATTTCCGGATAATCCGGCAGCGCAGCGCGCGCGCGCGCGAGCGTATCGGCCTTCCCGTACAGATCGGGCAGCGCAAGGAAAGCAGCCTTGAGCGTGGCAGGCTCATCCACCAGCAGTTGTCGAAGGGATGGCATGTCCTTCGCCTGAAGCGCTGCAAACAAGTCCTGCAGTCCGTCATCGCTGCGCAGCTGAGGTGACTCCAGGCGGTCGGCCAGCGCCCGAAAAATGCCGACATGGCCAAAATCGATGCGTGCCAGCGCAACCTGAGCAATATCGAGCGCCCCGAGCAGCAAGGTCACTACCTCGACATCGGCCTCTATTCCTGCGTGGCCGTAAAGTTCCGCACCAAGCTGTATCGGCTCCCGCGTGGCATTGAATCCGGACGGCAGTGCATGGACGACCGGGCCGCAGTAGCACAGGCGGACGACGCCGTTGCGGTTCAGCAGATGGGAATCGATGCGCGCGACCTGGGGCGTGATGTCGGCGCGCAGCCCCATCGTCCGGCCCGACAGCTGATCGACCAGTTTGAAGGTGCGCAGATCCATGTCGCGCCCGCTGCCGGTCAACAATGACTCGATGTATTCGACCAGCGGCGGGACGACGAGCTCGTAGCCTTGGGTCAGGCACTCATCGAGCAGGCGCCGACGCAGGTTTTCGACCTGGCGTGCCTCGTCGGGCAGCAGGTCTTCGATCGATTCGGGCAATAACCAGCGACGCATCACTTGAACAGCGCAATCAGCGCAATACCGATAATCATTGAGGTCAGACCGACGAAACGAAGCTGGCCGTCGGCCAGCTCGGTCGCTCTGCGAAAGGTTTCACGCCACAGGCGCGGCGCCACGAAAGGCAGAACGCCCTCGATGACGAGCATCAAACCCAAGGCGATGAGCAGAATTGAATCCATCATGAAAAAAGCACAGCCCGCATTGCGGGCTGGTGACTTTTCATTCCGTACGGCGAATAAATAACCGGTCTACTATACAGCAGCTCGGACACCAAGGGGTCCGACGCCTATTTCACGGGCTGCCTGCCGCTGTTGTTGAGGTAGCGGAAGAAGTCGGATGTCGGCTCGACCACCATCAGGTCGCTTTTGTTGCGGAAGCTCTTCTGGTACGCGTCCATGCTGCGGTAGAAGGCGTAGAACTCCGGATTGGCGCCGAAGGCATCTGAATAGATGGCCGCCGCCTGCGCATCGCCGTCACCCTTGACCTTCTGCGCTTCGCGATAGGCTTCCGCGACGATGATTTCACGCTGGCGGTCGGCGTCGGCACGGATCTTCTCCGCTTCAGCCGAACCCAGCGAACGCAACTCGTTGGCAACCCGCTTGCGCTCCGCTTCCATCCGGCGATACACCGATTCCGACACTTCGGTCGGCAGATCGACGCGCTTCAGCCGTACATCGACGATTTCCACACCGATCTTGACCGCGTCGACATTGGCCTTGCTGCGCATGTCTTCCATGATCCTTTCGCGCTCGCCCGATACGACCTCATTGACCGTGCGACGCCCGAACTCTTCGCGCAGACCGGCGTTCACCGTCTGCAGCAGACGCGTTTCCGCGAGCCGCTCGTTGCCGCCGACCGAAATGTAGTACTGCTTGACGTCGGTGAT
The sequence above is a segment of the Methyloversatilis sp. RAC08 genome. Coding sequences within it:
- the hflC gene encoding protease modulator HflC, with protein sequence MREKLPLFFGGIIVALIVLSSSLFTVDQRQYAIVFQLGEVRTVIEQPGLHFKWPLVQNVRLFDRRILTLDSADPERYITSEKKNVLVDLFIKWRITDVKQYYISVGGNERLAETRLLQTVNAGLREEFGRRTVNEVVSGERERIMEDMRSKANVDAVKIGVEIVDVRLKRVDLPTEVSESVYRRMEAERKRVANELRSLGSAEAEKIRADADRQREIIVAEAYREAQKVKGDGDAQAAAIYSDAFGANPEFYAFYRSMDAYQKSFRNKSDLMVVEPTSDFFRYLNNSGRQPVK
- a CDS encoding ATP phosphoribosyltransferase regulatory subunit; translation: MRRWLLPESIEDLLPDEARQVENLRRRLLDECLTQGYELVVPPLVEYIESLLTGSGRDMDLRTFKLVDQLSGRTMGLRADITPQVARIDSHLLNRNGVVRLCYCGPVVHALPSGFNATREPIQLGAELYGHAGIEADVEVVTLLLGALDIAQVALARIDFGHVGIFRALADRLESPQLRSDDGLQDLFAALQAKDMPSLRQLLVDEPATLKAAFLALPDLYGKADTLARARAALPDYPEISTALAELERVGASVDTDVLGFDLADLRGYHYHSGITFAAYCAGQAQAIALGGRYDEVGRSFGRARPATGFSLDLRQLARQAPQLERRQGIRAPHGHDVVLMQRVRALRDAGEIVVIDLPGHSADVAELACDRQLEFVEGEWQIVSLDRKV
- a CDS encoding DUF2065 domain-containing protein, with translation MDSILLIALGLMLVIEGVLPFVAPRLWRETFRRATELADGQLRFVGLTSMIIGIALIALFK
- a CDS encoding adenylosuccinate synthase, whose protein sequence is MAKNVVVVGSQWGDEGKGKVVDWLTDSVQGVVRFQGGHNAGHTLVIGGKKTVLHLIPSGVLREGVACYIGNGVVLSPEALLSEMDELEAAGVDVAARLRISEACPLILPYHQALDRARETAKGENKIGTTGRGIGPAYEDKVARRALRLQDLLRPTRFAAKLAEILDYHNFVLTQYFGAPKVDFQETLDGALALAPRIEKLVADVPRALYEANKAGSNLLFEGAQGTLLDIDHGTYPFVTSSNCVAGAAAAGAGVGPTMLHYVLGITKAYTTRVGGGPFPTELFDDTGRHLATKGNEFGATTGRPRRCGWFDAAALKRSIQINGISGLCVTKLDVLDGVEELKVCTGYRIDGELSDILPVGAEELSRCEPVYETLPGWKDTTFGIKALDELPANARSYLKRIEEICGVPVDMISTGPDRTETILLRHPFE